AAGAACCCTAAACTTGCATATTGtgacaaaaatatccaaattttttaCTAGCTTGACAAATAGACCTTGAATAGAACTAATGTAAATAGtgtatgataaatttaagttttttcatgacacaaaatctcacattgaGCAAGCTTAAGGTATTGAAGGGGGAATCTCCGAATTAGATGAAAAGGGAGCGTGAGGTATTGAACTCGGGAGACCACGCCATTTTCAATTTCCACGCAAAGAGGGCCATCGTCTCTCCTCCCTTGGAAGTCTTCACCGTGATGATATGGACACCActtcgtgagagagagagagagagagagagagagaagaagaagactggtGCTGGTTGTGCGGACGTGAATGATCAGTGCTAGTGATAAGAACAGTATAAGGGACACGGACAATGGATGTCCACGACAACCTCAGCGAAGGGAAACTACGACCACACCTTTCTCTCGGACCTTATCCCCTTCAAGTTTTTCCCTTCTGTTTTGCTTCACTTAGTTTGTGAGTTTTCTCATTCACTTAATCTCAGACGAAATACTCCTTAAAATGTCAGAAATTGTCATGCCATGAGCCTTAATAGCACTATCAGAGATATCAAATTTGAAAGTATAGATTTAGAGATCTGATGTGCATAAACTGCGAGTTAAAGGGACCGAAATATTCATGTATCCAAGATTTGAAAATATAGCACTTACGGAAATAACTAATGACAAGGAGGGTTATATTTTTCGATCACCAGCCTTATCCATCAAGTGATAAATAGCACTtaaatgtcttcttctttttttcagacAATGTTTTGAGGTCAATGAAAATAGCACGAAATTATAGTATTTGATGAAATAATGAGGTAAATAATCTGATCTTCACCATGACGATTAATTTCTTTTGCCTCTTGATTCTCTATCCTGGCTTCTAATTACAGCCTACAAGGCAGGTTGGGCTTCTGATTACCATCATTGTATCTAATTATTGtgagaatatttatttttgtgccTGCAAACCTCCTTCCGGGGAGTTGCCCAGAGGAAATCTAAGTTCAAACTTATCAACATATCCAATTGAACTCATAtttattcaaaagtttaaatcaaTAAGTTATAGACCAACTAGAATATATTAGTTGCTCTACACTATATCAACTTTTTGGATGcgagatttttctaatataacTCATACACATATGCATCTTAACAATCCACAAGTTATCACATAAAATTTTAGAACCAATCTAATCTTACATTGCAATGTCTAGCTTGGCAATCTGAACGGTGCAAGAGCCGATGTGCCATCGAGCCCCTTCGAGTAATAGTGCGTCATGAACTCTCCCAGGGTGATTTCACGGTACAAAGCCGGCCTATCTTCCGACAATAGCTCCTTTATCGGCCCGTATATCTTCGACTTTGGATCTTCATAAAGAGTAAAGAAGCAGGCGATGGATAACCTCGGGCCAACATCTTTCGACAGCACTCGGTGCTCGACACTCTTGAAAATGTCGTTCGACATAAGCTGCCAGAAAACAAGCAGACATATAAGTGGACCGATAGAGCCTCTTTCATCTCTGCCTTGCGTTTCTTCCTAATTCTAGCCAAAGATCAATAGAAGGCAAATCCCGAAAGAAACACGCTACGGTAGTATTAAGAGCGGGATCGAGAGCATGCCTGGAGTAGATCTCCAATGTTGACAACTAGAGCGCCTGCGACCGTAGGGACATCAACCCATTGATCCTGGTAATAAACTTGAAGCCCGCCGATGTCGTCTTGTAGAAGGATCGTGAAAAAATCGGGATCTGAATGACTGGCAGTGCCCAAAGTCAGATCGGGCTCGGGGCAAGCTGGGTAGTAGTGATAGAGAAGAGCATGCCCTTTAGCAGAGTCCATGTTGACGAGGTAGTCCGGCTTGAGGCCAAGCGCTTCCGATAGCAATTCGAGCAGAGCAATCCCTACTGCCTTCACTTGCTTAGAGTATTCCATTATCGCGTCTCTGGATAGGTTTCAGGTaccaaaaatttaaacatgGTTTGGATAGGACGAGAGAGACTCTATTTCAGTCCAAGCTGCAAGCCACTGAGATAGAATCTATGGAGGATTACCTGCAAACAAGAGGCAACTCCTCAGGATCAAGCGGCTCGGGTTCCATGAGGCAGAATAAAGTGTCCCTCCATGTCGCATACGTCGTCTTGTACAGGTCAAAATTGCACGAGAAATTCACCCTCCTCTTGCCATCCCGACCATAGTACTCGGCCTTCACCTCCTTCGGCAGCTCGTGGAAGGAACGTGCCGCATCGAACGCCCCTTCCAATATGCTCTGCGGCACCCCATGGTTCACCACCTGAAAGAAGCCGACCTCACGCGCTGCCTCCAGGACTTGCTCCACCGTCCCTGGCCGATCCGTGGCGAGGTTCTTCAGGTCGATGATGGGGATTTGGATCCTGGCGGCCCCAGATTTGGAATGGTCACAGGCGATCTCTTCAGCTGGCCGGACAAAGATTCTCGGGATTTTGGGGAGGCCGGAATCAGAGAGGCCTTTCACACCTGATTTCGTTTCGTCGAAGTCTTTTAGCTCTTGGTTGCGATTGTAGGTCGATGGAGCGACGCCGGTCGAATCAGTGGCGACCTCCATTTTCGCACCTCGCTTTTGTTAGCTATCAAGCAAGAGGGATAAGTTACAAGTGATAGAGGTCGATGATACACTGTGCACGCTCTGCGCCTAGACCGTATCTTATGCATGTCCCAAGTGAAATCAACGGATGATCTACGAAAGTCAATGCTCTTGATCGGCAATTATCCCTATTTTACTTTCCAAACGCAAGTGAGACACATCCGACGTCCCTTTCGAATCCTCTTGAACATTGGGACAGATCATCAATAGACAACATCCTTGTATGGACGAAACTCCGACCGGCCATTCCTCCTTTGAAAACTTACTGCCGAAAGGTAGTTGAGATGATCCATCGATATGGCCAAGGAGGTGTCTTCCATCACGGAAATAGTGATGTGAGACTGAGCTACAGCCAAGCACAGATGATCCTTCCTCTCTACGTTTTACCAATGCGACTATAAAGGAACGCATGGCGGACTCTTTATTGGGTGGTTGAATAAAGCGCACTCCCAGTTTGTCACGTCACTTTGCTGCAAATGACTTTTACGGACATCGAGTTACTAGGGTTGCTCAAGTACATTCATCAAGCGTGTGTTCACTTTACTTTCATGACATTTAATCACTAGTCCGGACATCACAGGCATTCAAAATTACCTTCCTCCAGCTTAAAACTCGAGTTCCACATCATGCATGTGCATTATCCTTATAAATCACCGGAAAGATTAtccaaaaaactctaaactttttaTACGAcgatcaatttagttttaaatctttcaattgtattaatttaacCATAAACACTTTAATGATTAGCCATTTTAGtcattttggcaaattttgagcAGAAATTATTGACGTTAGACTTGATATTGCGGGCGTAACATGAAcaattcttgcattttttttttttgtcttttcttttcttttctttatgtttatttttttttccctattttcctTTGCTACTTATAAGCAAGGGCCACCCTCATGGCCTCTGATGAGGGCTTGCCTAGGGCcacctaggcaagggttgccattgctagatctggcgagaGCTCGACCCTCACGATCTCTAGCAAGGGCACGCTTGGTTGAGCCTCGACCCTCACAGCCTCTAGTGACGGCATCATAGCtcttgcccatggccggcgaccttTGTCAACCATCACCATGGTCCTGGTTGGAGGAGGTGACGCGGGAGCATCCGACTTAGCTCCATCAGCCCACTCAGTACCATCATTACTCGTTCAAGCCAAGATAAAATTTGGGTAAAACGTGCTACAATGGGTCAACATTGAAATTTCCAACTAAAACAATACTGAACCATTCTTACCGAAGTTATCGGTATGATATATTGGTCATTGATTTCTTGGTACACTTTAGTAGTTGCTAATCTTGAAGTTGCTCAACAACATATCGATGGGAGGCAATTCTAAACAACTTCCTTGGTTATTTGATGAAATCTTAGGATACTTATCTTTTGGTCAAGATGGGAGTACGAATTTTGCAAGGTTGAAGAATTAAGAATGCAAGTTCCTGTGCCATTAAATACATCTCTATTTTCCTAGGAGTCTTTATTGTTATGTAAAGTTTTAAGAGTCAAAGTTCTAAGTTCCTAGGTTTTTAATGTTAGGCTAGTTCCCATGTCTATTTATTATTTGTCTATTTCCTAAGTTGAGTTCCTCCCATAAATAGTGGGAGCCTCTCCATTGTAATGCAAGcgattttgataaatgaaaatacgTGAGATTTTCTCTATGTGAGTGAATTATATTCAAAGAGTGGATAACTCTTATTTCAGTCTCTTTATTCTTGGAGAGTAGATTACTCCTcagtggtgagccaagaagccctttctCCTTGACTGTTGGATTTTCCTTTATGCcatggtggtgagcttctcttATCCCAAAATCATTTATCCTTAGTGGGTGGTTTGTCCTTCaagccttggtggtgaacttcatTAATCTTGATTCTCATCCATTGTCGATGGTGTGTCCTTTATACCTTGGTGGAGATTGTCATCTATCCTTGCGTTTTGCATTTCACCCTTCAACATCTTCCCCATATATCTCTTTCCATACATTTAACCCCTATAAGTCCCCATTCTCGGGATCACTTGCGCACACACGCATCGGgaggaaataggaaaaaaggaaaaaaaaaaaaaaggatagtaaagagaaggaaaaagagaaaaaaaaagttatccaTGTTAATGTTAGTCGTGTCGTGTAGGACAGCAAAAGTCCAAGTAAGTGATTTCTAGTTAAAACTAACGATAAGAACTATATTCGCAGATTGTTGAAAggattaaaattaaattgacataatttaaaGATTGAGGATTGGATTCGTCACCGTaaaacaaatttagaattttgtgAATAATTTTTGGCAAATGACCACTAGAGCATTGACTTGTGAGCTACAATGAATACCCAACGTGCCTCGGAGAGGGGAATTTTACGGCCAGTGAGTTAGTTCAGTGCTCGTTGTTGCCCAAATATCCCattattggccaaaaaaaaatcgTTGCGACTTgaacaaaatctaaaaaaatataatttaagcCCGTGATCACTCAGTCAAGTCCTTcatatttgtttattttctgATTAGAATACCGTGATATCAATATATCATTTATATCTAATGGCAACACTCGCTCCAAACCATTTCAAGTACGGTtataaaatgaaatttctaGATGATAAATTGAGTGTTGAAATATCCAACATCGTCTATTTATGGGTTTACATACTCTTTATATACATACATGACATTCAATCCACCtattagtttaaacttttgcGTGTGATTTTTAACATAATATTAGAGTTGAGTTCTCTTAATTTACTTCGCACGTAAATTCACaccattcatcaaatttcatGTGTTATTCTTAATTGATggttaatattaaaattcaatatattttgATGGCAatgtcattttctcaaaaatagaaatataaactAATAGTTTATTCACGGGGTTTGCGTGCATAAACTAATATTTGTAGCTAAAATAGATTGTTTTAAATCACAATCTGCCTTCGTTCTTAATAGTCACAAAGAGAGGTCAACCGCCATCCATTGTTTtcatttgattgaaaataaaagcAATTAGCACATCTTACACATCAAACATCTAAATATGGTCATCAAAATACATATGGCACGTCATTATTGGTTGACAATTCCACGTAACGGTGTATGCATATACACATCGTGCCACATGATGCAATTGCGTCTGTTCATACCATCTTTACAGGGATGTATTAGATAAGATTATAGATTTTATCGACTAAAAAATGTATAACTCTCTTGTCCTAAATCATGCGTAAATGCTGGCGATATAtagtcaaaattagccggaaagactacattagcaaattgtcaaaatgttagGATTGTATTTTCTACCAttcaaatagataaataaataagaacacTACTCAATATGTATAACTCTTATTCAATAATTGTTAGAAACATCATATATCAATCACATTTATGCTAAAAGATATTTCAATTGGTGATGTTCTCTTTTGATGAATATTCAAATTACATTCCAATTAATAAttattcaagtttatgttaaattattCTTTAGGAATATTAATATTAAGGGTTGCGCTTTTTTTAACTCCTCCTTTGACTTAGAGATCtcatttcttttgtgttttgatcATACTATCATTTGTGGTGCCCAACTACCCATCACTTTTGGTACAAATCTTGGCACCACCCATCACTTTTGGTACAAATCTttcaaagtgatcattttcttcttcttcttcttcactggtGACCTCCCCAACGAGCCCTTTTTCTTTGCCACACGCAGGCAGTGAAATAATTGACCACATTGTTGACGATACCAATACAACAAACCACATTAATCTTGAAGCAAAAGACGTGCACTATGGCAGGAACAGTTAGCTCTACCTCATGACTATAGCCTAATTTTAGGTATAAGAGGCATCCTTCAACCTCCGCTCTAGCTTTAAACCAAACACCCACAATCTTGAGAAAGCGAAAGAATTTGGTTTCCATTGTTGTCAAAGAAAATAGATTACATCAACACCTCTTGAGATCAAACAACTAAATTAAGCATATCCTACATCATTATTTCCTACAAGTTAATTAAAGAGAAGCAGTGAcggcatcccaaaaataatgAGGAAGGACTTATGGAAACCATAGTAAGAAACTAAATTCAGAGGGAGCACAAGTCTATAAAACCCAAGTATGCTATAGAGTACAAAGCAACTGcacaattaattaatttttttacactGTTTTGAAGCACACTATGCTCTAAATgcagaattgaaacacaagatcAAAACATGTCCATGACCAAAAACTCAAATTCACTTTTAAGAAAAGATATCAAGAAGCACTCTATAGTGACCAGAGTGAGCATGATTCGAGGCcaagaaaactaaaaaggaaaaaagaaaagctttcGCTGTGATCTACCATCGATAGCGAATGAGGAGGGTGCAAATTATTAAAGCAAGCAATTCTTTTGGGGATTGCAAATGcatgaaatttgtggaagaaggAGTGGGAGGcctagaaagaagaaaatggcatgtaagagagaaaacaaagagaCAATTTGCAAGTAGAGAACTAAGACGTCAAAGGtgtgaaaggaaagaaagaaaaaggaaagtgggATAcgcaaggaaaaaaaggaaaaaataaaaagagttttttttaatCGGTCTTAATATTAATTAGGTTAGACAATTACGTTTTTATTATCTAAGTAATACCCTCTAATTAATGTATAAAGAAGTGGGAGAGTATGGAGAAtgtgtttggtttagcattctCAAGGGGCTTTCAGCCTCCAAAGCCCCTTGAGGAAGTGCTGGACTGTTTGacaatcattttaaaataacttttaaaTGAAAGTCAATATTGGGAATGCTGAAAGCTCTAATGCTAGTATGGACTAACTTTGAGCTTTCAAAGCATTTGGTTAAATgctaaaacttatttttttcttccaaacatatcctcactcattcttcaatttttgattttgccctcgttattatttttttaaaatgccaagataatgctaaaaatcaaatatatataaatgctaaaaaaaattaaatatattttggtcttttttaaaattatttatatatttgattttttttttagcatatatatttgatttttttagtattattgtcaaaatttatatttaaaaagttgcatacattacttttttcaattttaaacaattaaaaatttaaaaattctgatgaagggtttggtctttttttttttttataaaaaaattacatatatgtatttgatattttagcattattttcaaatttatatttaaaaagttgcatacattattttttcaattttaaacaaataaaaattcaaaaaaatttcgacgaaggatgtggtcttttttttttaaaaaaaaattatatatatgtaattat
This region of Eucalyptus grandis isolate ANBG69807.140 chromosome 8, ASM1654582v1, whole genome shotgun sequence genomic DNA includes:
- the LOC104414528 gene encoding 1-aminocyclopropane-1-carboxylate oxidase homolog 1, with the translated sequence MEVATDSTGVAPSTYNRNQELKDFDETKSGVKGLSDSGLPKIPRIFVRPAEEIACDHSKSGAARIQIPIIDLKNLATDRPGTVEQVLEAAREVGFFQVVNHGVPQSILEGAFDAARSFHELPKEVKAEYYGRDGKRRVNFSCNFDLYKTTYATWRDTLFCLMEPEPLDPEELPLVCRDAIMEYSKQVKAVGIALLELLSEALGLKPDYLVNMDSAKGHALLYHYYPACPEPDLTLGTASHSDPDFFTILLQDDIGGLQVYYQDQWVDVPTVAGALVVNIGDLLQLMSNDIFKSVEHRVLSKDVGPRLSIACFFTLYEDPKSKIYGPIKELLSEDRPALYREITLGEFMTHYYSKGLDGTSALAPFRLPS